Below is a genomic region from Nitrospira lenta.
AAATCCGCACAGCGTCCTTGAGCTTCTGGGGATCCGCATGCGTGATATAGGTATTGCGAACCTTCGTCCATTCCTTAATGCAGCCGAATGAATGTTCTGACACCGTGAGATCCGCGGCATAGAGGCCGGACACCATCACCAGCCCCAGTCCCATGGCGATGAGACTGCGTGACCAAACCGCACGAGTGAACGGCAACAGCGAGATCATGAGATGACGCATGAGAAAGCTCCCTTCGCGTGAAGTGAACAGCATGGCAGGCCGAGCTGCCCTATCGCGCACAGCATTATAGACAGGATGGCGCACAGAAAGCGTGGCAGAAACCTGCGGGCAGGGACTGCATGGCTGGTTCGACTCCTTACCCGCTGCCAAACAATAGTGCGACAAGCCTGCGTCCCGATTCGCCAGCACTCGATTCTCCTCGTTGACACATTCTGCCTAACTGCGTAGGCTGTCCCCACTAAGCACCCTGTCTCGACTGACAGTCTCACCACGTTTGTGAGGAGGACACGATGCCGCCATTTATGCAGAATTATGCTCCGCACACCTATGCGCTCATGCGCATCGTCACCGGGTTTTTATTTCTCTGGCACGGAACGCAAAAGCTGCTGAGTATCCCGCTGCCGCCGCCCCCGATTCCGCCCTTTGTGATCTATGTAGCCGGTCCTATTGAGCTGATCGGCGGCATCCTCGTGATGATCGGACTGTTCACCGGATGGGCGGCATTTCTCTGCAGCGGGCTCATGGCCTTCGCCTATTGGATGGTGCATGGATCGCAGGCGCTG
It encodes:
- a CDS encoding DoxX family protein; its protein translation is MPPFMQNYAPHTYALMRIVTGFLFLWHGTQKLLSIPLPPPPIPPFVIYVAGPIELIGGILVMIGLFTGWAAFLCSGLMAFAYWMVHGSQALLPIQNGGELAALYCFIFLFISSQGSGIWSLDAARKSA